One window from the genome of Myxococcus fulvus encodes:
- a CDS encoding xanthine dehydrogenase family protein molybdopterin-binding subunit yields MADTHESDAPVAEGLDRRRFLTWVVASPTLMVAARLGLDVPTAQAAQPEEAAATAMSLYLTLQEDGRVSTTLPRTEMGQGITTAVAMLVAEELDVALDAVDIHHADVDSRWFTQLTGMSSTMRLVSGPLRAAAADARARLVTAAALRWRVLAPTLTTARGVVSAPDGRRAGYGELAQDAGRVVVPLVSTQPKPVSQHTLVGKPTGRIDARDIVTGATRHALDVDLPEALPTVVARPPTLRGTVRTVDSAAARAMGGVVDVVSLGTGVAVVARTFGQALAARAALRITWAPGPASALSDADIRTRLRDGIGARPLPPLFTTRTLEGRFDFPYLAHAPMETQGCVARVQGGQAEVWVGTQDPKHAQREVARALGWDLTPWKVTVHTVRAGGGFGRRFFNEAAVEAALVSKAIGKPVKLMWSRDDDMRHGRFRPASHHRILAHLGLGGRILGWHHRAAIPTLEVPHGFGDVITALVGEALPEVTGAVFFALSQKLPYSFGLVSHELRDISIPIPTASFRSVFTSQVGVSNEVFVDQLARELQVDPVTLRRERLDSNRLKAVLNKVVAEGQWGRTLPPGVAQGVAVLEEWGSAIAHLIEVDVTGGTPRVLRIVIAADVGLPINPKGIEAQLQGAAVDAMSTTLSAGIHIDAGAVRESSYADYRWMRMKHVPADIQVHLVRSDDRVGGVGELGYPSAAAALTNAIARARGTMPTRFPILDEGV; encoded by the coding sequence ATGGCTGACACGCATGAGTCAGACGCTCCCGTTGCCGAAGGATTGGACCGCCGTCGCTTCCTGACGTGGGTCGTCGCCTCGCCCACGCTGATGGTCGCCGCGCGGCTGGGGCTCGATGTGCCCACGGCCCAGGCGGCGCAGCCCGAGGAGGCGGCGGCGACGGCGATGAGCCTCTACCTGACGCTCCAGGAGGACGGGCGCGTCAGCACCACCCTCCCACGCACGGAGATGGGCCAGGGCATCACCACCGCCGTGGCCATGCTCGTCGCGGAGGAGCTCGACGTCGCGCTCGACGCGGTCGACATCCACCACGCGGACGTGGACTCGCGCTGGTTCACCCAGCTCACCGGCATGTCCTCCACGATGCGCCTCGTGTCCGGACCGCTGCGCGCCGCGGCGGCGGACGCGCGGGCCCGGCTCGTCACGGCGGCGGCGCTGCGCTGGCGGGTCCTGGCGCCCACGCTCACCACCGCGCGGGGCGTGGTGAGCGCGCCCGATGGACGACGCGCCGGCTATGGCGAGCTGGCGCAGGACGCTGGCCGCGTGGTGGTGCCCCTGGTCTCCACGCAGCCCAAGCCGGTGAGCCAGCACACGCTGGTGGGCAAGCCCACCGGGCGCATCGACGCGCGGGACATCGTCACGGGGGCGACGCGGCACGCCCTGGACGTCGACCTCCCCGAGGCGCTTCCCACGGTGGTGGCGAGGCCTCCCACGCTGCGCGGCACCGTCCGCACCGTCGACTCGGCGGCGGCGCGGGCCATGGGCGGCGTGGTGGACGTGGTCTCGCTGGGCACCGGCGTGGCGGTGGTGGCGCGGACCTTCGGACAGGCGCTCGCGGCCCGCGCGGCGCTGCGCATCACCTGGGCGCCCGGCCCCGCCAGCGCGCTGTCCGACGCGGACATCCGCACGCGCTTGCGCGACGGCATCGGCGCGCGGCCCCTGCCGCCGTTGTTCACGACGCGCACGCTGGAGGGGAGATTCGACTTCCCCTACCTGGCGCACGCCCCCATGGAGACGCAGGGCTGCGTGGCGCGCGTGCAGGGGGGGCAGGCGGAGGTCTGGGTGGGGACGCAGGACCCGAAGCATGCCCAGCGCGAGGTGGCGCGGGCGCTCGGCTGGGACCTGACGCCGTGGAAGGTGACGGTGCACACCGTGCGCGCGGGCGGTGGCTTCGGCCGCAGGTTCTTCAACGAGGCGGCGGTGGAGGCCGCGCTCGTGTCGAAGGCCATCGGCAAGCCGGTGAAGCTGATGTGGAGCCGGGACGATGACATGCGCCACGGGCGCTTCCGTCCCGCCAGCCACCACCGCATCCTCGCCCACCTGGGTCTGGGCGGGCGCATCCTGGGCTGGCACCACCGCGCCGCCATCCCCACCTTGGAGGTGCCGCACGGCTTCGGCGATGTCATCACCGCGCTGGTCGGAGAAGCCCTCCCGGAGGTCACCGGCGCGGTGTTCTTCGCGCTGTCGCAGAAGCTCCCCTATTCGTTCGGGCTGGTGAGCCACGAGCTGCGCGACATCTCCATCCCGATTCCCACCGCGTCCTTCCGCTCGGTGTTCACCAGCCAGGTCGGGGTGTCGAACGAGGTCTTCGTCGACCAGCTGGCGCGCGAGCTCCAGGTGGACCCGGTGACGCTGCGCCGCGAGCGGCTCGATTCGAACCGGCTCAAGGCGGTGCTGAACAAGGTGGTGGCGGAAGGACAGTGGGGGCGCACGCTGCCGCCCGGGGTGGCGCAGGGGGTCGCCGTGCTCGAGGAGTGGGGGAGCGCCATCGCGCACCTCATCGAGGTGGACGTCACCGGAGGGACGCCGCGGGTGCTGCGCATCGTCATCGCCGCGGACGTGGGCCTGCCCATCAACCCCAAGGGAATCGAGGCCCAGCTCCAGGGCGCGGCGGTGGACGCGATGTCCACCACGCTGAGCGCGGGCATCCACATCGACGCGGGCGCGGTGCGCGAGAGCAGCTACGCGGACTATCGCTGGATGCGCATGAAGCACGTCCCGGCCGACATCCAGGTGCACCTGGTGCGCTCGGATGACCGCGTGGGCGGTGTGGGTGAGCTGGGCTACCCCAGCGCCGCGGCCGCGCTGACGAACGCGATTGCACGGGCCCGGGGCACCATGCCCACCCGCTTCCCCATCCTCGACGAGGGAGTCTGA
- a CDS encoding SGNH/GDSL hydrolase family protein, with protein MKHPTLPRARHPKPRGHSRGLPTLGLGLAMSMTACRSSSQTPNDNAAHLVSSESAPFVQAPAQMPSWLGIPASDSRVQVIGRAYRSGTRVVFSHPGVTIRVRFWGDALRIRLDDAGLGGDTKTNYFDVIVDGGTPQKLEVKSGPATYPLATGLPLGLHTVEVIKRTETSVGATTFEALDVHGELREPPPRAALRMEFVGDSITCGYGTDVSIIPPSPSWRAPTFTSKNENPTRTYAWLTARQLGAEASLICHSGHGVYRNLDLSTAGLVPALYELAVPGHSAPWDSSGESPHVIVINAGSNDTLAGHGTDVFLPDEAAFKSAYRTFLTRLRTLHPQAHLVCTLGSMTDGYKQHEQGGQVTSVHVGDWLTELVAERNQQGDARVHRHVMAVQNPSVDGVAEDWHPSAGTHAKMAEALSRFIQDVIRQ; from the coding sequence ATGAAGCACCCCACCCTTCCCCGCGCGCGTCACCCGAAGCCCCGAGGCCACTCTCGCGGCCTGCCGACACTCGGGCTCGGACTCGCGATGTCGATGACCGCGTGCCGGTCCTCCTCCCAGACTCCGAACGACAACGCCGCGCACCTCGTCTCATCGGAGTCCGCGCCCTTCGTGCAAGCCCCCGCTCAGATGCCCTCATGGCTCGGTATCCCCGCGTCCGACTCGCGGGTGCAGGTCATCGGGCGTGCGTACCGCTCCGGGACTCGCGTGGTCTTCTCCCACCCCGGCGTGACGATTCGCGTGCGGTTCTGGGGAGATGCCCTGCGCATCCGCCTCGACGACGCGGGGCTGGGCGGCGACACGAAGACCAACTACTTCGACGTCATCGTCGACGGGGGCACGCCCCAGAAGCTGGAGGTGAAGAGCGGTCCGGCCACCTACCCGCTCGCCACCGGACTCCCGCTGGGGCTCCACACGGTGGAGGTCATCAAGCGCACCGAGACCTCGGTGGGCGCGACGACATTCGAAGCGCTCGATGTCCACGGTGAGCTTCGGGAGCCGCCGCCTCGCGCGGCGCTGCGGATGGAGTTCGTCGGAGACTCCATCACCTGCGGCTACGGCACCGACGTCTCCATCATCCCGCCCTCCCCCTCCTGGAGAGCGCCCACCTTCACCTCCAAGAACGAGAACCCCACGCGGACCTACGCGTGGCTGACGGCCCGACAGCTGGGCGCGGAGGCCTCGCTCATCTGCCACTCGGGCCACGGCGTGTACCGCAACCTGGACCTGTCGACGGCGGGGCTGGTCCCCGCCCTCTACGAGCTCGCGGTCCCCGGCCACAGCGCGCCCTGGGATTCCTCCGGTGAATCACCGCACGTGATTGTCATCAACGCCGGGAGCAACGACACCCTCGCCGGCCACGGCACCGACGTGTTCCTCCCGGATGAAGCGGCCTTCAAGTCCGCCTATCGGACGTTCCTCACCCGCCTGCGCACGCTGCATCCGCAAGCACACCTCGTGTGCACGCTGGGCAGCATGACGGATGGATACAAGCAGCACGAGCAGGGCGGCCAGGTGACCTCCGTCCACGTGGGCGACTGGCTCACCGAGCTGGTCGCGGAGCGGAATCAACAGGGCGACGCGCGCGTCCACCGCCATGTCATGGCCGTGCAGAACCCGTCCGTGGACGGAGTCGCCGAGGACTGGCATCCGTCCGCCGGCACCCACGCGAAGATGGCCGAGGCGTTGAGCCGCTTCATCCAGGACGTCATTCGCCAATAA
- a CDS encoding SDR family oxidoreductase, giving the protein MIAVTGATGHLGRLVIDQLLRKVPATQVVAVVRSPDKARDLAERGVQVRQGDYEKPATLDAAFQGIDSLLLISSNEVGKRLRQHEAAIAAAKKAGVQHITYTSLLHADTSGLSLAPEHLATEKALRASGIPFTLLRNGWYLENYTENLGSALQHGVLLGAAKEGRIAAAARADFAAAAVAVLTTPGQEGKVYELAGDSPFTMAELAAEVSRQSGKPVAYNDLPQDQYEETLRGFGLPGPVAQMLASADAGIARGELDDRSGELRRLIGRATTPLAQAVSVGLKGA; this is encoded by the coding sequence ATGATTGCCGTCACCGGAGCCACCGGCCACCTGGGCCGCCTCGTCATCGACCAGCTGCTGCGCAAGGTCCCCGCCACCCAGGTGGTCGCGGTCGTCCGCTCGCCCGACAAGGCCAGGGACCTGGCCGAGCGGGGCGTGCAGGTGCGCCAGGGCGACTACGAGAAGCCCGCGACGCTCGACGCCGCGTTCCAGGGCATCGACTCGCTGCTGCTCATCTCCTCGAACGAGGTGGGCAAGCGCCTGAGGCAGCACGAGGCGGCCATCGCGGCGGCGAAGAAGGCGGGCGTCCAGCACATCACCTACACGAGCCTCCTGCACGCGGACACCTCCGGCCTCTCGCTCGCGCCGGAGCACCTGGCGACGGAGAAGGCCCTGCGCGCCTCCGGGATACCGTTCACCCTGCTGCGCAACGGCTGGTACCTGGAGAACTACACCGAGAACCTGGGCTCCGCGCTCCAGCACGGCGTGCTGCTGGGCGCCGCGAAGGAGGGCCGCATCGCCGCCGCCGCCCGCGCCGACTTCGCCGCCGCCGCGGTGGCCGTGCTGACCACGCCGGGCCAGGAGGGCAAGGTGTACGAGCTCGCGGGGGACTCGCCCTTCACCATGGCCGAGCTCGCCGCGGAGGTGTCACGCCAGTCCGGCAAGCCCGTGGCCTACAACGACCTGCCCCAGGACCAGTACGAGGAGACGCTGCGCGGCTTCGGGCTGCCGGGCCCGGTGGCGCAGATGCTCGCGAGCGCCGACGCGGGAATCGCGCGGGGTGAGCTGGATGACCGGAGCGGCGAGCTGCGGCGCCTCATCGGCCGGGCCACCACGCCCCTGGCCCAGGCGGTGAGCGTGGGCCTGAAGGGCGCCTGA
- a CDS encoding winged helix-turn-helix transcriptional regulator — MATRKRNTEVLKRLSGQAQGPSRGDVYAPMCPSRGVLEHVTSRWGVLALVALLEEGTHRFSELRRKVAGVSEKMLSQTLQALEADGFVTREVFPEVPPRVEYSLTPLGEEVAQQVEGLTLWIEDNLSRILAARARQPPRAGGKRAS, encoded by the coding sequence ATGGCGACGCGGAAGCGGAACACGGAAGTGTTGAAGCGGTTGAGCGGGCAGGCCCAGGGCCCGTCGCGCGGGGACGTGTACGCCCCGATGTGCCCCTCGCGAGGGGTGCTCGAGCACGTGACGAGCCGCTGGGGCGTGCTGGCGCTCGTGGCCTTGTTGGAGGAGGGCACGCACCGCTTCAGCGAGCTGCGGCGCAAGGTGGCGGGCGTGAGCGAGAAGATGCTCTCGCAGACGCTCCAGGCCCTGGAGGCCGACGGCTTCGTCACGCGGGAGGTGTTCCCGGAGGTGCCGCCGCGCGTGGAGTACAGCCTCACGCCGCTGGGGGAGGAGGTGGCCCAGCAGGTGGAGGGCCTGACGCTGTGGATCGAGGACAACCTGTCGCGCATCCTCGCCGCCCGGGCCCGTCAGCCGCCCCGCGCCGGCGGGAAACGCGCTTCGTGA
- a CDS encoding FG-GAP-like repeat-containing protein: MRAFILLLTATILVGFGAVGCGGKSSSEDPGDSLVSDAGSRDAGKPEEDDAGETDAGTEDAGVPDAGAPDAGREDAGTPDAGRSDAGTTTLTAPTQVTATPGIREMTVAWSYTPSSTGSALSSFEVAATPSSIKVGAGAAARTAVVTGLANGTQYRFTVTAIYADGTRQTSTQSAAVRTFSLPATPTWTRLKGGDQKVELEWSLPSDGGQPIQGYTITVAPGGQVINTTERSALVTGLTNGQSYTFTLVVTTAVGTSTPNTSSSVRVAALPSAPQNVTVTPYIRAAEVRWTAPANNGGAAITGYVVTTHPTGASQQASSTATSLYLTGLTDGATYSFSVAAQNSSGVGATATTASVTLPAPPSAPVHLTGVYHAGQLELDWQPPANDGGRPVTSYRLVSSPAGVDQSFPASPTVARLSTLTPGATYTFTLTAANSVGSGPATTSAPIQLRAQPRAPTDVRVHSTGAGAVVRWNPASSPATDPVTEYVVTATPGGSSVTVPASARVATLPGLTTGTTYLFQVKARNSAGDGRPSAPAFHRHVVPLACQTPSFAPVSQFAYPTGGDFMGAGDFNGDSRQDVLVGNLFDITVLASGPGRGFTRLANSASAGNVLSSEPPVVADFNGDGKLDVAAILGTDSDDRTGGFTVYLGRGTGTFQTPLSTPLGTNVTTSFNCLTARDFDRDGKLDLFAHVHLGRTLLYRGKGDGTFFAPTTVISSDTYDCPVVADFNGDENMDYARLDSANNRIVQVNGTGTGSFRVPVYAPCTSCYGNLVAGDFDHDGAVDDLALLHPEKVRVFSPSGGTLALASEMPFARPFGSTVRPPLLADMNGDGRQDLFWTSAPGGQLNLLPGSAGPLPFSTPRSLGYNGEHYAPAAGDFDGDGFTDVALTGYMSVQMFWGASTVTESLQLEGAPGGLASGDFNADGLADLAAGSNEKNAIFMSLSGSPERSTAMLSPVFVPPAGKKVTGGVQDLVSVDLDGDGREDLAALTTSTTPSTGVLPQLVVFKRLPGGGFAPAERYDEDWTQAELIAVDLNEDGRFDLVTTERFTSSKIQLGVWLNLGSGKFAPATTVEVTANYEVHTLVSADLDRDGHMDLALLRPGSPDIDKGEVYVIWGNGDGTFTGQTNFTGEYRHRAMGRADLDGQGNVGLLIDRGEVGLLTYDSARQPTLTPRHSLGIGAGDGILTADFNADGLTDTFSFEPFGGKVVMQTAPNTFALGPVPGWGRTARDGLIADWNADGLPDLAFSSVDAKAATMVLNVCVPP; encoded by the coding sequence ATGCGAGCATTCATCCTCCTGCTGACCGCGACGATTCTCGTCGGCTTCGGAGCCGTGGGCTGTGGAGGCAAGTCCTCCTCCGAGGACCCCGGCGACTCCCTCGTGAGTGACGCGGGTTCTCGCGACGCGGGCAAGCCCGAGGAGGACGACGCGGGTGAGACGGACGCTGGAACCGAGGATGCCGGAGTTCCGGACGCGGGAGCACCCGACGCGGGCCGCGAGGATGCCGGGACGCCCGACGCAGGCCGGAGTGACGCGGGCACCACGACGCTGACCGCGCCGACTCAAGTGACGGCCACGCCGGGCATCCGCGAGATGACCGTCGCCTGGAGCTACACCCCTTCCTCCACGGGCAGCGCGCTGTCCTCCTTCGAGGTCGCCGCCACGCCCTCCAGCATCAAGGTCGGCGCGGGCGCCGCCGCTCGCACGGCGGTCGTCACCGGCCTGGCCAATGGCACGCAGTACCGCTTCACCGTCACCGCCATCTACGCCGATGGCACCCGGCAGACCTCCACCCAGTCCGCCGCCGTGCGCACCTTCTCCTTGCCGGCCACGCCGACCTGGACCCGCCTGAAGGGCGGGGACCAGAAGGTGGAGCTGGAGTGGAGTCTGCCGTCGGACGGCGGCCAGCCCATCCAGGGCTACACCATCACCGTGGCGCCGGGTGGGCAGGTCATCAACACGACCGAGCGGTCCGCGCTCGTCACCGGCCTCACCAACGGCCAGAGCTACACCTTCACGCTGGTGGTCACCACCGCCGTGGGGACGTCCACGCCCAACACCAGTTCCTCCGTCCGCGTCGCCGCCCTGCCGAGCGCGCCCCAGAACGTCACGGTGACGCCGTACATCCGCGCGGCGGAGGTGCGGTGGACCGCGCCCGCGAACAACGGCGGCGCCGCGATTACCGGCTACGTCGTCACCACGCATCCGACGGGCGCGTCCCAGCAGGCGTCCTCGACGGCGACCAGCCTCTACCTGACGGGCCTCACCGACGGCGCCACGTACAGCTTCAGCGTGGCCGCGCAGAACTCGTCGGGCGTGGGCGCCACCGCCACCACCGCCTCCGTGACGCTCCCCGCGCCGCCGTCGGCCCCCGTCCACCTCACCGGCGTCTACCACGCGGGGCAGCTCGAGCTGGACTGGCAGCCGCCCGCCAACGACGGCGGCCGGCCCGTCACCAGCTACCGGCTCGTCTCCTCCCCCGCGGGCGTGGACCAGAGCTTCCCGGCCTCGCCCACCGTGGCCCGCCTCTCCACGCTCACGCCCGGCGCCACCTACACCTTCACGCTGACCGCCGCGAACAGCGTGGGCTCCGGCCCGGCCACCACCTCCGCGCCCATCCAACTGCGCGCCCAGCCCCGCGCGCCCACCGACGTGCGTGTGCACTCCACCGGCGCGGGCGCCGTCGTGCGCTGGAACCCGGCCTCCTCGCCCGCCACGGACCCCGTCACCGAGTACGTCGTCACCGCCACACCCGGCGGCAGCTCCGTCACCGTCCCGGCGAGCGCCCGCGTGGCGACGCTCCCCGGGCTGACCACCGGCACCACCTACCTGTTCCAGGTGAAGGCCCGGAACAGCGCGGGTGACGGACGGCCCTCCGCGCCCGCCTTCCACCGCCACGTCGTGCCCCTGGCGTGCCAGACGCCGTCCTTCGCGCCCGTGTCCCAGTTCGCCTACCCCACGGGGGGAGACTTCATGGGCGCCGGAGACTTCAACGGGGACTCGCGCCAGGACGTCCTGGTGGGCAACCTGTTCGACATCACCGTGCTCGCCAGCGGGCCCGGGCGCGGCTTCACGCGGCTGGCCAACTCCGCCAGCGCCGGCAACGTCCTCAGCTCGGAGCCCCCGGTGGTGGCGGACTTCAACGGCGACGGGAAGCTGGATGTCGCAGCCATCCTGGGCACCGACAGCGATGACAGGACGGGCGGCTTCACCGTCTACCTCGGCCGGGGCACGGGCACCTTCCAGACGCCCCTGTCGACGCCGCTGGGCACCAACGTCACCACCAGCTTCAACTGCCTCACCGCCCGGGACTTCGACCGCGACGGGAAGCTGGACCTCTTCGCCCATGTCCACCTGGGACGCACGCTGCTCTATCGCGGCAAGGGGGACGGGACGTTCTTCGCCCCCACCACCGTCATCTCCTCCGACACGTACGACTGCCCTGTCGTCGCCGACTTCAACGGGGACGAGAACATGGACTACGCCCGGCTCGACAGCGCCAACAACCGCATCGTGCAGGTCAACGGCACAGGCACCGGCTCGTTCCGGGTCCCCGTCTACGCGCCGTGCACCAGTTGCTACGGAAACCTGGTGGCGGGTGACTTCGACCACGACGGCGCCGTGGACGACCTGGCCCTGCTCCACCCCGAGAAGGTCCGCGTCTTCAGCCCCTCGGGTGGGACGCTGGCCCTCGCGTCCGAGATGCCCTTCGCCCGTCCGTTCGGCTCCACCGTCCGCCCTCCCCTCCTGGCCGACATGAACGGAGATGGCCGCCAGGACCTGTTCTGGACCAGCGCCCCGGGCGGACAGCTCAACCTCCTGCCGGGCAGCGCCGGCCCCCTGCCCTTCTCCACGCCGCGAAGCCTCGGCTACAACGGCGAGCACTACGCGCCCGCCGCGGGTGACTTCGATGGCGATGGCTTCACGGACGTGGCGCTCACCGGCTACATGTCCGTCCAGATGTTCTGGGGCGCGAGCACCGTGACGGAGAGCCTCCAGCTCGAGGGCGCCCCAGGCGGACTCGCCAGCGGCGACTTCAACGCGGACGGCCTCGCCGACCTGGCCGCCGGCAGCAACGAGAAGAACGCCATCTTCATGTCGCTGTCGGGGAGCCCGGAGCGGAGCACCGCCATGCTGTCACCGGTGTTCGTGCCTCCGGCGGGCAAGAAGGTCACCGGCGGCGTGCAGGACCTGGTCTCCGTGGACCTGGACGGTGATGGCCGGGAGGACCTGGCCGCGCTCACCACGTCCACGACGCCGTCCACGGGCGTGCTGCCCCAGCTCGTCGTCTTCAAGCGCCTGCCGGGCGGAGGCTTCGCGCCCGCGGAGCGCTATGACGAGGACTGGACGCAGGCGGAGCTCATCGCGGTGGACCTCAACGAGGATGGCCGCTTCGACCTGGTGACGACGGAGCGGTTCACCTCCTCGAAGATCCAGCTCGGCGTGTGGCTCAACCTGGGCAGCGGGAAGTTCGCGCCCGCCACCACCGTGGAGGTGACGGCCAACTACGAGGTGCACACCCTGGTCTCCGCGGACCTGGACCGGGATGGCCACATGGACCTGGCGCTCTTGCGCCCGGGCAGCCCCGACATCGACAAGGGCGAGGTGTACGTCATCTGGGGCAATGGCGACGGCACCTTCACCGGGCAGACGAACTTCACCGGCGAGTACAGGCACCGCGCCATGGGCCGCGCGGACCTGGACGGACAGGGCAACGTGGGCCTGCTCATCGACCGGGGCGAGGTGGGACTGCTCACCTATGATTCGGCCCGTCAGCCCACGCTGACGCCCAGGCACAGCCTGGGCATCGGCGCTGGCGACGGCATCCTCACGGCGGACTTCAACGCCGACGGCCTCACGGACACGTTCTCCTTCGAGCCGTTCGGGGGCAAGGTGGTGATGCAGACCGCGCCCAACACCTTCGCCCTGGGCCCCGTGCCCGGCTGGGGACGCACCGCCCGCGACGGGCTCATCGCGGACTGGAACGCGGACGGCCTGCCCGACCTGGCCTTCAGCAGCGTGGACGCCAAGGCGGCGACGATGGTGCTGAACGTCTGCGTGCCGCCCTGA
- a CDS encoding MBL fold metallo-hydrolase — translation MSLRTQPLGPDAWLVTGEAYASNATLFLQGDEALMVDALGSREDAQALRAWVSDTLRARVRQVVCTHGFSDHLAALQGFPEASVLAHARFEETFQAERFRSSEEAGFYRAPDHVLEAPLRMRWGRHDIEVFPNPGHTASTLNLDVPELDVLLSADIAVGNMAYIAYGEPSDVDAALARAEARGRTRVIQGHGGVSPASTLSTARHYLRALEAAVREARGAPERILAIELQVCLPAGMPGTDTEAFFHRRNLDEVLARGLWSGPSP, via the coding sequence ATGAGTCTTCGAACACAGCCGCTGGGCCCCGACGCGTGGCTCGTCACGGGGGAGGCCTACGCCTCGAACGCCACCCTCTTCCTCCAGGGAGACGAGGCGTTGATGGTGGATGCCCTGGGCAGTCGCGAGGACGCCCAGGCGCTCCGGGCCTGGGTCTCCGACACGCTGCGCGCGCGTGTGCGCCAGGTGGTCTGCACCCACGGGTTCAGCGACCACCTGGCGGCGCTCCAGGGCTTCCCCGAGGCGTCGGTGCTGGCACACGCGCGGTTCGAGGAGACGTTCCAGGCGGAGCGCTTCCGCTCGAGCGAGGAGGCGGGCTTCTACCGCGCGCCGGACCACGTCCTGGAGGCCCCGCTGCGGATGCGCTGGGGACGTCACGACATCGAGGTCTTCCCGAATCCCGGCCACACGGCGAGCACGCTGAACCTGGATGTCCCGGAGCTGGACGTGCTGCTCAGCGCCGACATCGCCGTGGGGAACATGGCCTACATCGCCTATGGCGAGCCTTCGGACGTGGACGCGGCGCTGGCGCGCGCCGAAGCCCGGGGACGCACCCGCGTCATCCAGGGACATGGCGGCGTGTCCCCCGCGAGCACCTTGAGCACCGCGAGACACTACCTGCGCGCGCTGGAAGCCGCGGTGCGCGAGGCCCGCGGAGCCCCGGAGCGGATTCTCGCCATCGAGTTGCAGGTGTGTCTGCCCGCGGGTATGCCGGGAACCGACACCGAGGCATTCTTCCACCGGCGGAATCTGGACGAGGTGCTCGCGCGGGGCCTGTGGAGCGGGCCGTCACCGTGA
- a CDS encoding LysR family transcriptional regulator gives MNLDVRHLRLVAAVVDTGSVTAAARVLHLSQPALSHQLRDVEERLGTELFHRQGRRMVLTEAGRRVLDAARKVVSELESVEADVARLAHASGGVLRLATECYTAYHWLPGVLRRFSSRHPEVEVRIALEATRRPVEALLAGSLDLGIVSEPTRHRRLSHAPLFEDELVAVMAPSHPLAGRSVLHAADFAREHVLLYSIPLTQSTLVQQVLVPAGVTPARVSHVELTEALIELTKAGLGVAVLARWAVAPELARGTLVAIRVTRRGLRRHWHAVWPRAVRPAPHVASFVELLAKAGPPGR, from the coding sequence ATGAACCTGGACGTGAGACATCTGCGGTTGGTGGCGGCGGTGGTGGACACCGGCTCGGTGACGGCGGCGGCGCGGGTGCTGCACCTGTCCCAGCCGGCGCTGAGCCACCAACTGCGCGACGTGGAGGAACGGCTGGGGACCGAGCTGTTCCACCGTCAGGGCCGCCGCATGGTGCTCACCGAGGCCGGGCGCCGCGTCCTCGACGCCGCGCGCAAGGTGGTGTCGGAGCTGGAGTCCGTCGAGGCGGACGTGGCGAGGCTCGCCCACGCGTCAGGAGGCGTCCTCCGGCTCGCCACCGAGTGCTACACGGCCTACCACTGGCTCCCGGGCGTCCTGCGCCGCTTCTCGTCCCGGCACCCGGAGGTGGAGGTGCGCATCGCGCTCGAGGCCACGCGCCGTCCCGTGGAGGCGCTCCTGGCGGGGAGCCTGGACCTGGGCATCGTCAGCGAGCCGACGCGTCACCGGCGCCTGTCCCACGCGCCGCTCTTCGAGGACGAACTGGTGGCCGTCATGGCGCCCTCGCATCCGCTGGCGGGGCGGAGCGTCCTGCACGCCGCGGATTTCGCGCGTGAGCACGTGCTGCTCTACAGCATCCCGTTGACGCAGAGCACCCTGGTCCAGCAGGTGCTCGTCCCAGCCGGTGTCACGCCCGCGCGGGTGTCCCATGTGGAGCTGACCGAGGCGCTCATCGAGCTGACCAAGGCCGGGCTCGGGGTGGCGGTGCTGGCGCGCTGGGCGGTGGCGCCGGAGCTCGCGCGCGGGACGCTCGTCGCCATCCGGGTGACGCGACGAGGGCTGCGCCGGCACTGGCACGCGGTGTGGCCCCGCGCGGTGCGGCCCGCGCCCCACGTCGCCTCGTTCGTGGAGCTGCTGGCGAAGGCGGGACCTCCGGGGCGCTGA